In a genomic window of Chaetodon auriga isolate fChaAug3 chromosome 1, fChaAug3.hap1, whole genome shotgun sequence:
- the fgf3 gene encoding fibroblast growth factor 3 — protein MLMIPLLVFLSLSDPVSPRASCAPGQACDPRQRRDAGGRGGVYEHLGGAPRRRKLYCATKYHLQIHSNGKIDGSLEENSPFSIMEITAVDVGVVAIKGLFSGRYLAMNDKGRLYASEVFSRECEFVERIHELGYNTYASRHHSTEQPLPPGGGSSKRRASAKRQWYLSINGKGRPRRGFKTRSTDKASLFLPRVLGNKDHEMVRRLRESQSAHHRMHHHGSRFDRRRRRHRTTKGRAFTEQSFGGES, from the exons ATGCTGATGATACCTCTGCTGGTGTTCCTGAGCCTGTCGGATCCCGTTAGTCCCCGGGCCAGCTGCGCCCCGGGCCAGGCTTGCGACCCCCGGCAGCGGAGGGACGCCGGTGGGCGCGGAGGAGTGTATGAACACCTCGGAGGAGCGCCAAGACGCAGGAAGCTCTACTGCGCTACTAAATATCATTTACAAATCCATTCTAATGGGAAAATAGATGGATCATTGGAGGAAAACAGTCCGTTTA GCATCATGGAAATTACAGCAGTGGATGTTGGTGTTGTTGCCATAAAAGGGCTTTTCTCTGGCAGATATCTGGCCATGAATGATAAAGGGCGCCTGTATGCTTCG GAAGTGTTCAGCAGAGAGTGTGAGTTTGTGGAGCGGATCCATGAGTTGGGGTACAACACCTACGCGTCTCGCCATCATTCCACGGAGCAGCCGCTGCCACCAGGGGGCGGCAGCAGCAAGCGGCGAGCTAGCGCGAAGCGCCAGTGGTACCTTTCTATTAATGGCAAAGGCCGGCCGCGGCGAGGATTTAAAACACGAAGCACGGACAAAGCGTCACTTTTCCTTCCTCGGGTGCTTGGCAACAAGGATCATGAGATGGTGAGGCGGCTCAGAGAGAGTCAGAGCGCACATCACCGCATGCATCACCACGGCAGCCGCTTTGATCGCCGGAGACGCCGGCATCGTACCACGAAAGGCCGGGCCTTTACAGAGCAGTCTTTTGGAGGGGAGAGCTGA